In Mucilaginibacter celer, one DNA window encodes the following:
- a CDS encoding NAD-dependent epimerase/dehydratase family protein codes for METTNKIRAIITGATGMVGEGVLHQCLLSDKVERVLIINRKPGGFNHSKLKEIIHADFFNLAAIEDQLEGYNACFFCAGVSSVGMSEEAYYKVTYLLTLHVAEILSRINPDMTFCYVSGAGTDSSEAGRSMWARVKGKTENDLMKLPFKQVFNFRPGFMKSFKGAKNTLPFYKYISWMYPIGRLIYPKGFITLAEVGKAMINTVNRGTGRWTLDGNDIVAMAKE; via the coding sequence ATGGAAACAACTAATAAAATAAGGGCTATTATTACAGGGGCCACGGGCATGGTAGGCGAGGGCGTACTGCACCAATGCCTGCTAAGCGATAAGGTAGAGCGGGTACTGATCATTAATCGTAAACCCGGCGGTTTCAACCACTCCAAACTAAAAGAAATTATTCACGCCGATTTTTTCAACCTCGCAGCTATTGAAGACCAGCTTGAAGGTTACAACGCCTGCTTTTTTTGTGCCGGTGTATCATCGGTAGGCATGAGCGAAGAAGCTTATTATAAAGTAACCTACCTGCTCACCCTGCATGTAGCCGAGATATTAAGCCGCATAAATCCCGACATGACTTTCTGCTACGTGTCCGGAGCAGGTACTGATAGCAGCGAGGCCGGCCGCAGCATGTGGGCGCGCGTAAAAGGCAAAACCGAAAACGATTTAATGAAGCTGCCCTTTAAACAGGTATTCAACTTTCGCCCTGGTTTTATGAAAAGTTTTAAAGGGGCAAAAAATACGCTGCCTTTTTATAAATATATCAGCTGGATGTACCCGATAGGCAGGCTCATTTACCCCAAGGGTTTTATCACTTTGGCCGAGGTTGGCAAGGCCATGATCAATACTGTAAATCGGGGTACCGGGCGTTGGACTTTGGATGGAAACGATATTGTGGCTATGGCAAAGGAGTAG
- a CDS encoding glycoside hydrolase family 27 protein, which produces MKRILIFSTPLLRGGVMGKSDSRGVFYARHGNADKHTPTPLSRGESHSPRFLKILFFLLMGLALVNRSSAQQIAATPPMGWNSYNCFGSAVHEDEVKANADYMAEHLKQYGWEYVVVDFLWSYDNPPGSNIGNPFQLRLQDGSYVPWLTMDKWGRLTPQPTKFPSAFGGNGFKPLGDYIHSKGLKFGIHVMRGIPRQAVWSKSPVKGTNGITADMVADTNSKCPWMNHMYGLDMKKPGAQEYLNSLLELYASWGVDFIKVDDLSRPYSNAEVEGYQKAIQQCGRPVVLSLSPGETPVAQAAHATKYANMWRMADDFWDNWKEILHMFDYAKSWEGVGGPGHWPDCDMIQIGKLSKRGPVGEERFSRFTQDEEYTHMTFWSIFQSPLMLGGNLPENRDFELKLFTNDEVIAVNQKGANPKQLYKKDGAMIWYSQIPGSKDVYAAFFNIGDDDKAVALNFKDLGLKGKVTVRDLWKKQDVGQYNGGYKQKINKHGAALFKLSPKN; this is translated from the coding sequence ATGAAGAGAATATTGATATTTTCAACTCCCCTCTTGAGAGGGGGCGTGATGGGAAAGAGCGATAGCAGGGGTGTGTTCTACGCGCGGCATGGCAATGCGGACAAACACACACCTACACCCCTCTCGAGAGGGGAATCGCACAGCCCCCGCTTTTTAAAAATTTTATTTTTCCTGCTGATGGGTTTAGCACTTGTCAATCGCTCATCAGCACAACAAATAGCCGCCACCCCGCCAATGGGCTGGAACAGTTACAACTGCTTCGGTTCGGCAGTGCATGAGGATGAGGTAAAAGCCAACGCCGATTACATGGCCGAGCACCTGAAACAATATGGCTGGGAGTACGTGGTGGTAGATTTTTTATGGTCGTACGATAACCCGCCGGGTAGCAACATCGGTAACCCATTCCAGTTGCGTTTGCAGGATGGATCGTACGTGCCATGGCTTACCATGGATAAATGGGGCAGATTAACGCCGCAGCCAACTAAATTTCCGTCGGCTTTTGGAGGCAATGGTTTTAAGCCGCTGGGCGATTATATTCATAGCAAAGGTTTAAAATTCGGCATCCATGTAATGCGCGGCATCCCGAGGCAGGCGGTTTGGTCTAAATCGCCGGTGAAAGGGACCAATGGCATTACTGCCGATATGGTGGCCGATACCAATTCAAAATGCCCATGGATGAACCACATGTACGGCCTGGATATGAAAAAACCCGGCGCGCAGGAATACCTGAACTCGCTGCTGGAGCTTTATGCATCGTGGGGTGTTGATTTTATTAAGGTTGATGACCTTTCGCGCCCGTACAGCAATGCCGAGGTGGAAGGTTACCAAAAAGCCATCCAGCAATGCGGAAGACCGGTTGTACTAAGCCTTTCGCCGGGCGAAACCCCGGTTGCGCAGGCTGCCCATGCTACCAAATATGCCAATATGTGGCGAATGGCCGATGATTTTTGGGATAACTGGAAAGAGATCCTTCACATGTTTGATTATGCCAAAAGCTGGGAAGGCGTAGGCGGTCCGGGCCATTGGCCGGATTGTGATATGATCCAGATCGGTAAGCTGAGCAAACGTGGCCCGGTAGGTGAGGAGCGTTTCAGCCGCTTTACACAGGATGAAGAATATACCCATATGACTTTCTGGAGCATCTTCCAATCGCCGCTGATGCTGGGCGGCAACCTGCCCGAAAACCGCGACTTTGAATTAAAGCTGTTTACCAACGATGAGGTAATAGCCGTAAACCAAAAAGGAGCTAATCCGAAACAGTTATACAAAAAGGATGGTGCCATGATCTGGTACTCTCAGATCCCCGGAAGTAAAGATGTATATGCCGCTTTTTTCAACATCGGCGATGATGACAAAGCCGTAGCCCTAAATTTTAAAGACCTCGGCCTGAAAGGCAAAGTAACCGTACGCGATCTCTGGAAAAAACAGGATGTTGGTCAATACAACGGCGGCTACAAACAAAAAATTAACAAACACGGCGCAGCGCTATTTAAGCTCTCTCCTAAAAACTAA
- a CDS encoding IS3 family transposase, producing the protein MKVEQSQGCSLSLLCSLSGYSRQAYYKRRLLEEEEPIKEELLVQQVIGYRDLQPRIGGRKLFFLMTPFIKAHKLKMGRDHFFRMLGKYGLLNKKRRGKPQTTDSNHWMKKYPDLIKNMVPTRSEQLWVSDITYLELSSEFAYLSLVTDAYSRKIVGFHVSGNLTAEGSILALKMAIEGRQNKEELIHHSDRGTQYCCHDYIKTLQENNIDISMTQSGDPRDNAIAERVNGILKMELLKPSFIDIEDARTAVTQAVNIYNYLRPHSSISMLTPALVHTRKFKLKRLWRNNYKSKPAKREETAG; encoded by the coding sequence ATGAAAGTAGAACAAAGCCAGGGTTGTAGCTTATCCCTGTTATGTTCACTGTCTGGGTATTCGCGCCAAGCCTATTATAAGCGACGTTTATTGGAAGAGGAGGAACCCATCAAGGAGGAATTGCTGGTTCAGCAGGTTATCGGCTACAGGGATTTACAGCCCCGTATCGGAGGCCGTAAACTATTCTTCCTTATGACCCCTTTTATCAAGGCCCATAAATTAAAAATGGGTAGAGATCACTTTTTCAGGATGCTGGGCAAGTATGGCTTGTTGAACAAAAAGCGGCGTGGTAAACCACAAACTACTGATTCCAATCACTGGATGAAGAAATATCCCGACCTGATCAAAAACATGGTCCCTACGCGCTCAGAACAGTTATGGGTAAGTGATATCACTTACCTTGAACTCAGCAGTGAATTTGCTTATCTGAGCCTTGTAACGGATGCCTATAGCCGTAAGATCGTTGGTTTTCATGTTAGCGGGAACCTTACAGCCGAAGGCAGCATATTAGCATTGAAAATGGCTATTGAGGGGCGTCAGAATAAAGAAGAATTGATCCATCACTCAGATCGGGGAACGCAATATTGTTGCCACGATTATATAAAAACACTACAGGAGAACAACATAGATATTAGCATGACCCAAAGCGGGGATCCAAGAGACAATGCGATTGCTGAGCGGGTAAACGGGATCCTGAAAATGGAACTACTAAAGCCATCGTTCATAGATATTGAAGATGCAAGAACTGCTGTGACACAGGCAGTCAATATTTATAATTACTTACGCCCTCATAGCAGCATATCGATGTTAACACCTGCACTGGTACATACCAGAAAGTTTAAACTCAAACGCCTCTGGAGGAACAATTATAAGAGTAAACCTGCAAAAAGGGAGGAGACAGCCGGGTAG
- a CDS encoding alpha/beta hydrolase, with the protein MKTSLLRSRLNQHLLAAVILLGSLFAFVNKAGAQVKNIVLVHGAFADGSGFKAVYNILTKKGYNVTVVQNPLTSLKDDVDAANRILDKQDGPTVLVGHSYGGTVITEAGTNSKVVALVYIAAFMPDKGETTLKWVMSAPPAPENGILPPDDKGFVYYDKAKFHDGFAGDLSKAETDFMFASQGPTAAQCFGTPVAEAAWKTKPAYAIVATEDKSIVPDVERAMYKRAGAKVTEVKGSHVIFISQPEAVAKVIIEAANSVK; encoded by the coding sequence ATGAAAACTTCATTACTCCGTTCCCGCTTAAACCAGCATTTACTGGCAGCGGTTATTTTATTGGGCAGCCTGTTTGCCTTTGTTAACAAGGCCGGCGCCCAGGTTAAAAACATTGTATTGGTTCACGGAGCCTTTGCCGATGGATCGGGCTTTAAGGCTGTGTATAATATTCTTACCAAAAAAGGGTATAATGTTACTGTGGTTCAGAATCCATTAACCTCATTGAAAGATGATGTTGATGCCGCTAACCGGATCTTAGATAAGCAGGATGGCCCTACTGTGTTGGTTGGTCATTCATACGGCGGTACGGTGATCACCGAAGCGGGTACCAACTCCAAAGTAGTAGCGTTGGTTTACATAGCTGCTTTTATGCCCGATAAAGGCGAAACCACTTTAAAATGGGTAATGTCGGCCCCTCCGGCTCCCGAAAATGGCATTTTGCCACCCGATGATAAGGGTTTTGTTTATTACGATAAAGCCAAGTTTCACGATGGTTTCGCGGGCGATTTAAGCAAGGCTGAAACCGATTTTATGTTTGCATCGCAAGGCCCAACCGCTGCCCAATGTTTTGGTACGCCTGTAGCAGAAGCCGCCTGGAAAACCAAGCCAGCTTATGCTATTGTTGCTACCGAAGATAAAAGCATTGTGCCCGATGTTGAACGTGCCATGTACAAACGTGCCGGCGCCAAAGTAACCGAGGTAAAAGGCAGCCACGTCATATTCATTTCACAACCCGAAGCGGTTGCCAAAGTAATTATTGAAGCGGCCAACAGCGTTAAATAA
- a CDS encoding L-ribulose-5-phosphate 4-epimerase produces MSKYDHIRLSAYNANMQLPKLGLVLFTFGNVSAADRELGVFAIKPSGVPYEDLSPEKMVIVDFDGNTIEGDLRPSSDTKTHAVLYKHWDGINGIVHTHSTYATAWAQSQRCIPIFGTTHADHLTCDVPCAAPMNDEMIKGDYEYQTGFQIMECFEQKGLDYKEVEMVLVGNHAPFTWGKTAEKAVYNSAVLETVAQMALLTEQINNNAPRLKDALIKKHFERKHGPDSYYGQ; encoded by the coding sequence ATGAGTAAATACGATCATATCAGGCTGAGTGCCTATAATGCCAACATGCAGCTGCCCAAACTGGGCCTGGTGTTGTTCACCTTCGGCAACGTAAGCGCGGCCGACAGGGAACTGGGCGTATTCGCCATTAAACCAAGCGGCGTGCCTTATGAAGACCTATCGCCCGAAAAAATGGTGATCGTTGATTTCGACGGCAATACCATCGAAGGCGACCTTCGCCCATCAAGCGATACCAAAACCCACGCGGTGCTTTACAAACATTGGGACGGCATCAACGGTATTGTGCACACACACTCAACCTATGCCACAGCCTGGGCGCAATCGCAACGTTGCATTCCCATTTTTGGTACTACCCATGCCGATCATTTAACCTGCGATGTGCCATGCGCCGCGCCGATGAATGATGAAATGATTAAGGGGGACTATGAGTACCAAACCGGTTTCCAAATCATGGAGTGCTTTGAGCAAAAAGGCCTGGATTATAAAGAGGTGGAGATGGTACTGGTAGGTAACCACGCTCCCTTTACCTGGGGCAAAACCGCAGAAAAGGCCGTTTACAACAGCGCCGTTCTGGAAACAGTTGCCCAAATGGCCTTGCTTACCGAGCAAATAAATAATAATGCCCCGCGCTTAAAAGATGCTTTGATTAAAAAACATTTCGAGCGTAAACACGGGCCGGATTCATATTATGGGCAATAA
- the araA gene encoding L-arabinose isomerase, whose amino-acid sequence MIDLKTFEVWFITGSQNLYGEETLKKVAEHSQEIAKGIDAAANIPVRVVYKPVVKSTEEIYTTLQQANVAENCIGVIAWMHTFSPAKMWIRGLSILKKPMLHLHTQYNRDIPWSSIDMDFMNLNQSAHGDREFGFMVSRMRINRKVVVGHWQDPEALKDIENWTRAAAGWYDWQGAKFVRFGDNMRFVAVTDGDKVEAELKFGFAVNTYGIGDLVAVVDSISDAEVKTLTDEYEATYTMADDLKQGGARYQSVYDAAKIEIGLRKFLQDGGFKGFSDTFEDLHGMIQLPGIASQRLMADGYGFAGEGDWKTAALVRAFKVMGAGLPGGNAFMEDYTYHFDPNNALVLGSHMLEVDSSLANGKASLEVHALGIGGKADPARLVFNVAGGVALNASIVDMGNRFRLIVNEVEAIEPVEDLPNLPVARVLWKPLPDMKTGCAAWIYAGGAHHTAYSQNLSAELINDFADMAGIEFLRIGKDTKLDQFRNEIRWNDAAYKL is encoded by the coding sequence ATGATTGACTTAAAAACATTTGAAGTATGGTTCATTACCGGGAGCCAGAATTTATACGGAGAAGAAACACTAAAAAAAGTTGCCGAACACTCGCAGGAAATTGCCAAAGGCATTGATGCCGCTGCCAATATCCCCGTACGCGTGGTGTATAAACCGGTGGTAAAATCTACCGAAGAAATTTACACTACCTTGCAACAGGCCAACGTTGCCGAAAATTGTATCGGTGTTATTGCCTGGATGCATACATTTTCTCCGGCCAAAATGTGGATCCGCGGGTTAAGCATCCTAAAAAAGCCGATGTTGCACCTGCATACCCAGTACAACCGCGATATTCCGTGGAGCTCGATTGATATGGACTTCATGAACCTGAACCAAAGCGCCCATGGCGACAGGGAGTTTGGTTTCATGGTATCGCGCATGCGCATTAACCGTAAGGTGGTTGTTGGTCACTGGCAGGACCCTGAAGCACTGAAAGACATTGAAAACTGGACCCGCGCCGCAGCAGGCTGGTACGACTGGCAGGGCGCAAAATTTGTTCGCTTTGGCGATAACATGCGCTTTGTTGCCGTAACCGATGGCGATAAAGTAGAGGCTGAACTGAAATTCGGCTTCGCGGTAAACACTTACGGTATCGGCGACCTGGTTGCCGTTGTCGACAGCATCAGCGATGCCGAAGTTAAAACCCTGACCGACGAATACGAAGCCACCTACACCATGGCCGACGATTTGAAACAAGGCGGTGCAAGGTATCAATCTGTTTACGATGCTGCCAAAATTGAAATCGGCCTGCGCAAGTTTTTACAGGATGGCGGCTTTAAAGGCTTCAGCGACACGTTTGAAGATCTGCACGGCATGATCCAATTGCCGGGCATCGCTTCGCAACGTCTGATGGCCGATGGCTACGGCTTCGCCGGTGAAGGCGACTGGAAAACCGCTGCCCTTGTACGTGCATTTAAAGTAATGGGCGCAGGTTTGCCGGGCGGCAACGCGTTTATGGAAGATTACACCTACCACTTTGACCCGAACAATGCGCTGGTTTTAGGATCGCACATGTTGGAGGTGGATAGTAGCTTAGCTAATGGTAAAGCATCGTTGGAGGTTCATGCGTTAGGTATCGGTGGTAAAGCCGATCCTGCGCGTTTGGTATTTAACGTTGCCGGTGGTGTTGCACTGAACGCTTCGATTGTGGATATGGGCAACCGTTTCCGTTTAATTGTTAACGAAGTGGAAGCCATTGAGCCGGTTGAAGACCTACCAAATCTGCCTGTTGCAAGGGTGCTTTGGAAACCACTACCTGATATGAAAACCGGTTGTGCAGCCTGGATCTATGCCGGTGGTGCACACCACACTGCATACAGTCAAAACCTATCTGCCGAGCTGATCAATGATTTTGCTGATATGGCGGGGATTGAGTTTTTACGCATCGGCAAGGATACTAAGCTTGATCAGTTCAGGAATGAGATCAGGTGGAATGATGCGGCTTACAAGTTGTAA
- a CDS encoding family 43 glycosylhydrolase, whose amino-acid sequence MTNKHIFLILFALLTTSLASAQSIKNFNKNNKQITKFDNLGNAVDAHDGEIALFNGVYYLYGTSYDCGFEWGNKKAPFCGFKTYSSTDLEHWTDRGFMFDANPPVWQTRCDGKTYGCFRPHVIYNKKTKRYVLWINVYDNRVGYRVFTSKTPVGPFTEVKEPTLAVNSDMPVAGLNNGDHDTFVDDDGTAYLAYTDWRTKGSIVIEKLSDDYLTGTGQYVKSITTGETEAPGLFKRKGKYYLVYSDPNCGYCSGTGASYRMASSPLGSWSAGVKISDNSCGGQPSFVSAIKVNAETIYLFGSDLWNNAAKNEALANFYWAPLSFNADGSIKPIECIKTASFSKSRTTVKPANDFITGCDIGRNIQRAQTFTAVKSGILASISFTTFQTGYPDAGLSVEVFESGDNGKPIGVALASNTLPADSISWSARNAVVKPNIAVTGGKQYVVVIKSATTKGCYGFAYCDLLTEAKNIASISNDNGANFSAENNRVLKLNATIR is encoded by the coding sequence ATGACTAATAAACACATCTTCTTAATACTGTTTGCTTTACTCACCACCAGCCTCGCCTCAGCCCAAAGCATCAAAAACTTTAATAAAAACAACAAACAGATCACCAAATTCGATAACCTGGGCAATGCTGTAGACGCACATGATGGTGAGATCGCTTTGTTTAACGGCGTATACTACCTTTACGGTACCAGTTACGATTGCGGCTTTGAGTGGGGCAACAAAAAAGCACCATTTTGCGGGTTTAAAACCTATTCATCTACAGATCTGGAACATTGGACAGACCGTGGCTTTATGTTCGATGCCAACCCCCCCGTTTGGCAAACCCGCTGCGATGGCAAAACTTACGGATGCTTCCGTCCGCATGTTATCTACAATAAAAAAACAAAACGTTATGTATTGTGGATCAACGTTTATGATAACCGGGTAGGTTACCGGGTTTTTACCAGCAAAACCCCGGTTGGGCCGTTTACCGAAGTTAAAGAGCCAACCCTGGCCGTAAACAGCGATATGCCAGTGGCCGGCCTCAACAATGGCGATCATGACACTTTTGTTGATGACGATGGTACAGCCTATTTAGCCTACACCGATTGGCGCACCAAAGGCAGTATAGTAATTGAAAAATTAAGCGATGACTACCTTACAGGTACCGGGCAATACGTAAAATCTATAACCACCGGCGAAACTGAAGCTCCCGGACTATTTAAACGCAAAGGCAAATACTACCTTGTTTATTCTGATCCTAACTGCGGTTATTGCTCAGGCACCGGCGCTTCGTACCGGATGGCATCGTCACCATTGGGGTCATGGTCGGCAGGGGTAAAAATCAGTGATAACTCTTGTGGCGGGCAGCCATCCTTTGTATCAGCCATCAAAGTAAATGCTGAAACTATTTATCTCTTTGGCAGCGATTTGTGGAATAATGCCGCTAAAAATGAGGCATTGGCTAATTTTTATTGGGCACCGCTAAGCTTTAATGCTGATGGTTCGATCAAACCGATCGAGTGCATAAAAACGGCAAGCTTCTCCAAAAGCAGAACAACCGTTAAACCAGCCAACGATTTTATTACAGGCTGCGACATAGGTAGAAACATTCAACGTGCGCAAACCTTCACCGCTGTAAAAAGCGGCATTTTAGCTTCCATCAGCTTTACCACTTTTCAAACAGGTTACCCGGATGCAGGGCTTTCGGTTGAAGTTTTTGAGAGCGGAGACAATGGTAAACCCATCGGCGTGGCGTTGGCTTCAAATACATTACCCGCCGATTCCATTTCCTGGTCGGCCCGGAATGCGGTGGTTAAGCCCAATATTGCCGTAACCGGGGGTAAGCAATATGTTGTGGTGATTAAATCGGCCACAACCAAAGGCTGCTACGGATTTGCTTACTGCGATCTGTTAACAGAGGCAAAAAATATCGCATCGATCAGTAATGATAATGGCGCAAACTTCTCAGCCGAAAATAACCGGGTACTGAAACTTAACGCTACTATCCGATAA
- a CDS encoding ribulokinase, which yields MSNNQLVIGVDYGSDSVRSVIVNAANGEEIASSVFNYPRWRDGKYCVPAENQFRQHPQDYIDGLKATIKDCIAQAGGEAIAKNIKGISVDTTGSTPVAVDTTGTPLALTPGFETNPNAMFVLWKDHTSVKEAAQINEHATKFDTNYLKYVGGIYSSEWFWAKLLHVLRVDGQVRDAAASWVEHCDWIPFLLTGGTDVKAIKRGRCSAGHKALWAEEFDGLPPEEFFVSLDPLLAGFRDKLYHDTYTADEAAGNLSAEWAEILGLSTDVIVGTGAFDAHMGAVGGQIEPYHLSKVMGTSTCDILVAPTAEMEGKLVRGICGQVNGSVIPGMAGLEAGQSAFGDTYAWFKNILAWPLNNLLSQSQVIDAATAEALKEEISEMIIPELSRQAALLPIDESNELAIDWFNGRRTPDANQELKGAISGLGLGSDATRVFRALAEATCFGAKSIVDRFISEGIPVKGIIGIGGVAKKSPFVMQMMADVLGMPIRIHQFKHTCALGAAMFAAVVAGIYPTIEEAMTAMGRGFDQVYEPNVALKEVYQQRYNQYNTLGRFVANEVALKNNPELQNA from the coding sequence ATGAGCAATAACCAATTAGTGATCGGTGTCGATTACGGTTCTGATTCCGTGCGCTCCGTGATCGTAAACGCTGCCAACGGCGAAGAAATAGCATCATCAGTATTTAATTATCCTCGCTGGCGCGATGGCAAATATTGCGTGCCTGCCGAAAACCAGTTCCGCCAGCACCCGCAGGATTATATCGACGGGTTAAAAGCCACCATTAAAGATTGTATTGCGCAGGCCGGCGGCGAGGCCATCGCTAAAAATATAAAAGGCATTTCGGTTGATACCACCGGCTCAACCCCTGTTGCGGTTGACACTACCGGAACGCCGCTTGCTTTAACTCCCGGTTTTGAAACTAATCCCAACGCCATGTTTGTGCTTTGGAAAGATCATACCTCGGTTAAAGAAGCCGCGCAGATCAATGAGCATGCTACAAAATTTGATACCAATTATTTAAAATATGTGGGCGGCATTTACTCGTCGGAGTGGTTTTGGGCCAAGTTGCTGCACGTGTTGAGAGTTGATGGGCAGGTGCGTGACGCGGCTGCATCATGGGTGGAGCATTGCGATTGGATCCCGTTTTTGTTAACCGGCGGAACTGATGTTAAGGCTATTAAACGTGGCCGCTGCTCGGCAGGGCACAAAGCCCTTTGGGCCGAGGAGTTTGATGGTTTGCCTCCCGAAGAATTTTTTGTTTCCCTCGATCCGCTTCTGGCCGGTTTCAGGGATAAACTATATCATGATACATACACTGCCGATGAAGCAGCCGGCAACCTCAGCGCGGAGTGGGCGGAGATATTGGGACTCTCAACCGATGTGATTGTAGGTACCGGCGCTTTTGACGCGCACATGGGCGCGGTTGGCGGCCAGATTGAACCTTATCATTTAAGTAAAGTAATGGGCACTTCAACCTGCGATATCCTGGTAGCACCAACCGCCGAGATGGAAGGCAAACTGGTGCGTGGTATTTGCGGACAGGTAAATGGTTCGGTAATTCCGGGAATGGCTGGTTTAGAGGCTGGTCAGTCGGCGTTTGGGGATACTTATGCCTGGTTTAAAAATATCCTGGCCTGGCCGTTAAATAACCTGCTTTCACAATCGCAGGTAATTGATGCCGCTACTGCCGAGGCATTGAAGGAAGAGATTTCAGAAATGATTATCCCTGAACTAAGCAGGCAGGCCGCTTTGTTGCCGATAGATGAAAGCAATGAACTGGCTATTGATTGGTTTAACGGCCGCCGTACGCCGGATGCCAACCAGGAGTTGAAAGGCGCTATCAGCGGTTTAGGTTTGGGCAGCGATGCGACGAGGGTTTTCCGGGCGCTGGCAGAGGCTACCTGTTTTGGGGCTAAAAGCATTGTTGATAGGTTTATCAGCGAGGGCATTCCGGTTAAAGGCATCATCGGCATTGGCGGTGTAGCTAAAAAATCCCCATTTGTAATGCAGATGATGGCAGATGTGTTGGGCATGCCTATCCGCATCCACCAGTTTAAACATACCTGTGCCTTGGGCGCGGCCATGTTCGCGGCGGTTGTTGCGGGTATCTATCCAACCATCGAGGAAGCGATGACTGCCATGGGCCGTGGTTTCGACCAGGTTTATGAGCCTAACGTCGCCCTGAAAGAAGTTTACCAGCAACGCTACAACCAATACAACACCCTGGGCCGCTTTGTGGCTAATGAGGTTGCCCTGAAAAATAATCCTGAACTGCAAAACGCCTAA